In Anabas testudineus chromosome 12, fAnaTes1.2, whole genome shotgun sequence, one genomic interval encodes:
- the LOC113159390 gene encoding neuropeptide FF receptor 2-like — protein sequence MTQNLVLNFTLEALQGGLNSSSQQENPLIHQSITYVDFYLHKPSVAAVFTISYLLIFVVCMVGNGVVCFIVLRSRNMRTVTNLFILNLAISDLLVGIFCMPTTLVDNIITGWPFGSVVCKLSGMVQGISVSASVFTLVAIAVDRFRCIVYPFKQKLTITISKLVIIVIWVLAVSIMCPSGVMLQVTKEQSVRIVLSHKNDTYPFYWCRENWPSQEMRKIYTTVLFANIYLAPLTLIVIMYARIGFTLFKTTVLPMRGSGIVSREGSDNNKLSMESRLIVSRKKKKVIMMLLVVALLFILSWLPLWTLMMLSDYASLTEYQYRVINIYVYPLAHWLAFFNSSVNPIIYGFFNENFRRGFQAAFKFQLCSTVIERQNTCSHRIRLNAVLPIQSAALSRSGSGVGSVIAENGKCTCKEVGCLARGHIKEQDLTIEDLENVSQV from the exons ATGACTCAGAATCTAGTTCTCAACTTTACTTTGGAGGCACTTCAGGGAGGCCTGAATTCATCAAGTCAGCAAGAAAACCCTTTGATCCATCAGAGCATCACCTACGTCGACTTCTACCTCCATAAGCCGTCTGTGGCTGCAGTCTTCACCATCTCTTACCTTCTGATCTTTGTGGTGTGCATGGTGGGAAACGGAGTGGTGTGCTTCATCGTGCTGCGCAGCAGGAACATGCGCACCGTCACCAATCTGTTCATCCTCAATCTCGCCATCAGTGACCTGTTGGTCGGCATTTTTTGCATGCCGACCACATTGGTGGACAACATCATAACAG GATGGCCATTTGGTAGTGTGGTGTGTAAGCTAAGTGGAATGGTTCAAGGGATTTCTGTGTCAGCATCTGTCTTCACTCTGGTGGCAATAGCTGTTGACAG GTTCCGCTGCATTGTCTACCCTTTCAAGCAGAAGCTGACTATCACTATCTCAAAGCTAGTTATCATCGTCATATGGGTCCTGGCTGTGTCCATCATGTGCCCCTCAGGGGTCATGCTCCAGGTCACAAAGGAGCAGAGCGTGCGAATAGTCCTCAGCCACAAAAATGACACCTACCCATTCTACTGGTGCCGCGAAAATTGGCCCAGTCAGGAGATGAGGAAAATCTACACCACTGTCCTTTTTGCTAACATCTATCTTGCCCCCCTCACTCTTATTGTCATCATGTACGCCCGCATTGGCTTCACCCTCTTCAAAACCACTGTTCTTCCAATGAGGGGCAGTGGAATTGTGTCTAGAGAAGGAAGTGACAACAACAAATTAAGCATGGAAAGTCGTCTCATAGTTtcaaggaaaaagaagaaggtgaTCATGATGCTGCTGGTTGTGGCTTTGCTCTTTATCCTGTCCTGGCTGCCTCTGTGGACCCTGATGATGCTGAGTGATTACGCCAGCCTGACAGAGTATCAGTATCGTGTAATTAATATCTACGTGTATCCCCTAGCTCACTGGTTGGCCTTCTTCAACAGCAGCGTCAACCCCATCATCTACGGGTTCTTCAACGAGAACTTCCGCAGAGGCTTTCAGGCAGCTTTCAAATTCCAGCTGTGCTCTACTGTCATTGAGCGGCAGAACACCTGCTCCCACCGGATCCGACTGAACGCTGTGCTCCCGATCCAGTCTGCTGCCCTCAGCAGGTCAGGCTCAGGAGTAGGATCTGTAATAGCAGAGAATGGAAAGTGCACATGTAAGGAGGTAGGATGCTTGGCTAGAGGTCACATCAAAGAACAGGACTTGACTATAGAGGACCTGGAAAATGTGTCGCAGGTTTAG
- the LOC113158284 gene encoding bromo_SNF2L2 domain-containing protein gives MKRLAARRYAGLLILSPTAAADPDSQPADCTQPEAGENGSLEEMEEDISLKKRKGDHHGEKELQTGPETGEKVKRKRGRPPAEKLPPNPPELTRTLNTLVDMVINYKDGLGRQISKGFVQLPSKKEVPEYYELIRKPVDFRRIRERVRNHKYRSVGDLEKDIFLLCHNAQTYNLEGSQIYEDSIVIKSVFESARQRIVTDEEQKETVSASHSDNGGRAEDQFVPSAVKPLAMQLKKGTKEERSRNTIAKRLHSDVDSDEDLEDNTTKDEG, from the exons ATGAAGAGACTAGCAGCTCGCCGCTATGCTGGCTTGCTAATTCTCTCCCCCACAGCTGCAGCCGATCCTGATAGCCAGCCTGCAGACTGCACTCAG CCTGAAGCAGGCGAGAACGGATCCCTGGAGGAGATGGAAGAGGACATCAGTCTGAAGAAGCGTAAAGGTGATCATCATGGAGAAAAAGAGCTCCAGACTGGACCAGAAACAGGTGAAAAGGTCAAAAGGAAGCGAGGGCGCCCACCAGCAGAGAAGCTGCCTCCGAATCCACCTGAACTCACCagaacactgaacacactggtGGATATGGTTATCAACTACAAGGACGG GTTGGGTCGACAGATCAGTAAAGGCTTTGTGCAGCTTCCCTCTAAGAAGGAGGTACCTGAGTACTATGAGCTGATCCGAAAACCTGTGGACTTCAGAAGGATCAGG GAACGTGTGCGTAACCACAAGTACAGAAGTGTCGGGGATTTGGAAAAGGATATTTTCCTCCTGTGTCACAATGCTCAGACCTATAACTTGGAGGGATCTCAG ATCTACGAGGATTCAATTGTCATTAAGTCTGTTTTCGAGAGTGCGAGACAGAGAATTGTCACAGACGAGGAACAGAAAGAGACGGTTAGTGCCAGTCACAGCGATAACGGCGGCAGAGCTGAAGACCAATTTGTTCCATCAGCAG TGAAACCGTTAGCGATGCAGCTAAAGAAGGGGACTAAGGaggagagaagcagaaacacCATAGCCAAGAGGCTCCACAGTGATGTAGACAGCGACGAGGATCTAGAAGATAATACCACAAAAGATGAAGGTTGA